Proteins encoded by one window of Microcoleus sp. FACHB-68:
- a CDS encoding cation-translocating P-type ATPase produces MSSTSPPDSAVAWHTLEIDKSLERLQSNRDAGLTSQEASERLQRYGPNELEETAGRSPLAIFLDQFKNIMLLMLIAVAIVSAILDVRAQRFPKDAIAIVAIVILNGILGYLQESRAEKALAALKRLASPLVRVMRDGKVFEVAAKELVPGDVMLLEAGVQIAADGRLIEESNLQVRESALTGEAHAVQKDAPLHLSEETALGDRINLVFQGTEVVQGRAKVLVTNTGMQTELGRIAALLQSVESEPTPLQQRMTQLGNVLVSGSLILVFIVVVGGLLDFTGDGVRLVWSRFEELLEVSLSMAVAVVPEGLPAVITVTLALGTQRMVKRNALIRKLPAVETLGSVTTICSDKTGTLTQNKMVVQLAHTASQSFNVTGQGYAPIGDFKIDNHTTEPEKYPELQILLIACVVCNDAFLQHEKDQWSILGDPTEGALLSFAGKAGINKDRWSQKIPRVAEFPFSSERKRMSVICQKQGTGDWGLQLQAFSQSPFLMFTKGSPELVLERCNHILVGDTIKPITAEQRSTILGQNNQMAAQGLRVLGFAYKPLETLPAQNSEERAEQDLIWLGLVTMLDAPRPEVRDAVAKSRLAGIRPIMITGDHQLTAQAIAQDLGIAKAGDRVLTGLELERFTQDELKEQVSNVSVYARVSPEHKLRIVQALQSQGKFVAMTGDGVNDAPALKQADIGIAMGITGTDVSKEASDMVLLDDNFATIVAATEEGRTVYTNIRRFIKYILGSNIGEVLTIAAAPLMGLPGVPLSPLQILWMNLVTDGVPALALAVEPAEPNVMQRPPFNPRESIFARGLGAYMIRIGIVFAIISITLMWWAYNHSLAMGPAYKDHWKTMVFTTLCLAQMGHAIAIRSNTRLTIELNPFSNLFIWAAVIATTALQLMLVYVPPLRQFFGTTWLDPIELAICFGFSALMFVWIELEKLFVRWYYSKGHGNTSAQDKLNWLIPVLLLLLLGIGAAYAAGSITCTGFQKCSLVLGGSGLFPRSIPINSGMAQVIKSLPSAFFGLSAAFLIGWAIKSNQNQKT; encoded by the coding sequence ATGTCATCAACTTCTCCGCCGGATTCAGCAGTAGCTTGGCACACCCTGGAAATTGACAAATCTCTGGAAAGACTCCAGAGCAATCGAGACGCTGGCTTAACGTCACAAGAAGCGTCAGAACGGTTGCAGCGATATGGACCCAACGAACTAGAAGAGACTGCCGGTCGCAGTCCGCTGGCCATATTTTTAGATCAGTTCAAAAACATCATGCTGTTGATGCTGATCGCTGTAGCAATCGTCTCTGCGATTCTGGATGTGCGTGCACAGCGGTTTCCCAAAGATGCAATCGCGATTGTTGCAATTGTTATTCTGAACGGCATCCTAGGTTATCTCCAAGAAAGCCGCGCCGAAAAAGCCTTGGCAGCCCTAAAACGTCTCGCTTCGCCCCTAGTGCGCGTGATGCGCGACGGCAAGGTATTTGAAGTCGCAGCCAAGGAGTTGGTGCCTGGGGATGTGATGTTGCTAGAAGCCGGCGTGCAGATAGCAGCGGACGGACGCCTCATCGAAGAGTCTAACTTGCAAGTGCGCGAGTCGGCTCTCACGGGCGAAGCTCATGCGGTGCAAAAAGATGCGCCACTCCATCTGTCGGAAGAGACTGCCTTGGGAGATCGGATCAATCTAGTATTTCAGGGAACAGAAGTTGTTCAAGGACGGGCTAAGGTGCTCGTCACTAATACTGGAATGCAGACAGAACTCGGTCGAATTGCGGCCCTGTTGCAGTCTGTAGAAAGCGAACCGACACCGTTGCAGCAGCGGATGACGCAACTGGGCAACGTTCTCGTATCCGGCTCACTGATCCTGGTGTTCATCGTAGTAGTAGGAGGTTTGCTTGATTTCACCGGCGATGGCGTTCGCTTGGTATGGAGCCGGTTTGAAGAACTATTAGAAGTCTCTCTCAGTATGGCCGTTGCCGTCGTTCCAGAAGGCTTGCCGGCAGTCATTACCGTAACCCTGGCGTTGGGAACTCAGCGCATGGTTAAGCGCAACGCCTTAATTCGCAAACTGCCAGCGGTGGAAACCTTGGGTTCAGTCACCACCATCTGTTCAGATAAAACCGGCACCCTGACTCAAAACAAAATGGTCGTGCAGTTGGCCCATACTGCCAGCCAAAGTTTCAACGTCACCGGCCAAGGTTATGCACCCATCGGCGACTTTAAAATAGACAACCACACCACCGAGCCAGAAAAATATCCAGAACTGCAAATTTTGCTAATTGCCTGCGTCGTTTGTAATGACGCCTTTTTGCAGCATGAAAAAGACCAGTGGTCAATCCTAGGAGATCCCACCGAAGGCGCACTGCTATCCTTTGCCGGGAAAGCCGGCATCAATAAAGACAGGTGGTCGCAAAAAATTCCTCGCGTTGCCGAGTTTCCCTTTTCCTCAGAACGCAAGCGCATGAGCGTGATCTGTCAGAAACAAGGGACAGGAGACTGGGGGCTACAGCTTCAGGCGTTTTCCCAATCTCCCTTCTTGATGTTCACCAAAGGCTCTCCAGAATTAGTCTTGGAGCGTTGCAATCATATTTTGGTGGGCGATACCATCAAACCGATCACGGCTGAGCAGCGCAGCACAATCCTGGGACAGAATAATCAAATGGCCGCTCAAGGGCTGCGCGTGTTGGGTTTTGCCTACAAGCCATTAGAAACCTTGCCGGCACAAAACTCCGAAGAAAGAGCTGAGCAAGACTTGATCTGGTTAGGGTTAGTCACGATGCTCGATGCGCCTCGACCAGAAGTGCGCGATGCAGTGGCCAAGAGCCGATTGGCGGGAATTCGACCGATCATGATCACCGGCGATCACCAGTTAACCGCCCAAGCAATTGCTCAAGATTTAGGCATTGCCAAAGCAGGAGATCGCGTCCTCACCGGCCTAGAGTTAGAAAGATTTACCCAAGACGAACTCAAGGAACAAGTGAGCAACGTTAGCGTTTACGCGCGCGTCTCCCCAGAACACAAACTTCGCATTGTTCAAGCGCTGCAAAGTCAAGGGAAATTTGTAGCGATGACCGGCGATGGAGTGAACGACGCCCCCGCTCTCAAACAAGCCGATATCGGTATTGCAATGGGCATCACCGGCACCGACGTGAGCAAAGAAGCCAGCGACATGGTGCTGCTAGACGATAACTTTGCCACCATTGTCGCCGCCACCGAGGAAGGCCGAACCGTCTACACCAATATTCGCCGGTTTATTAAATACATCCTGGGCAGCAACATCGGTGAAGTTCTCACGATTGCCGCCGCCCCGCTCATGGGTTTACCAGGGGTTCCCCTGTCGCCACTGCAAATTTTGTGGATGAACTTAGTCACAGACGGCGTGCCGGCACTCGCACTCGCAGTCGAGCCGGCGGAACCTAATGTCATGCAGCGCCCTCCCTTCAACCCCCGCGAAAGCATTTTTGCACGGGGTTTGGGTGCTTACATGATCCGCATTGGCATTGTTTTTGCCATTATCAGCATTACCCTGATGTGGTGGGCTTACAACCATTCCCTCGCAATGGGTCCAGCCTACAAAGACCACTGGAAAACGATGGTGTTCACCACCCTCTGTCTCGCTCAAATGGGCCACGCTATTGCGATTCGCTCCAATACTCGGCTAACGATCGAGCTAAATCCCTTCTCCAATCTGTTTATTTGGGCAGCGGTGATCGCGACCACTGCTTTGCAGCTGATGCTGGTTTACGTTCCGCCTCTGCGACAGTTCTTCGGCACCACATGGCTTGACCCAATCGAACTGGCTATCTGTTTTGGCTTCAGTGCCTTGATGTTTGTTTGGATTGAGTTGGAAAAGCTGTTTGTGCGCTGGTACTATTCCAAGGGGCATGGAAACACATCAGCCCAGGATAAACTCAATTGGCTGATCCCTGTATTGCTCCTGCTCCTATTAGGAATCGGCGCAGCCTATGCCGCCGGCAGCATTACCTGCACCGGGTTTCAAAAATGCTCTCTGGTGTTAGGAGGTAGCGGTCTATTCCCACGCAGCATCCCGATAAACTCCGGGATGGCTCAAGTCATAAAGTCATTACCCTCCGCCTTTTTTGGCCTATCAGCGGCTTTCTTAATCGGGTGGGCGATCAAATCAAACCAAAACCAAAAAACTTAG
- the recF gene encoding DNA replication/repair protein RecF gives MYLKTLHLRQFRNYFDQQVEFGAPKTILVGDNAQGKSNLLEAVGLLSTLKSYRAGRDRDLIREGEAAGQINATLHRQNGPVDLALTLRHAGSRTCAVNGSFLRRKVDFLGVLNSVQFSSLDLDLVRGGPEHRRHWLDGLLVQLEPIYAHILQQYTQVLRQRNALLKKIHSSEFGNHTEELALWDAQLATTGSRVTRRRARALERLTPLAQAWHSAISGRVERLEIRYAPNIGAVDEVSIRDDPERVRQAFLEQIQLKAIAEQHQGTSLVGPHRDEIEFTIDQTPARIYGSQGQQRTLVLALKLAELKLIEEVVGEPPLLLLDDVLAELDPHRQNQLLDAIQERFQTLITTTHLGAFERAWVKESQILSVQAGQISVA, from the coding sequence ATGTATCTTAAAACATTACATCTGCGACAGTTTCGTAACTACTTTGATCAGCAGGTTGAATTTGGTGCCCCTAAAACTATTTTGGTGGGCGACAACGCTCAGGGAAAATCTAACTTGCTAGAGGCAGTCGGGTTACTGTCAACGCTCAAAAGTTATCGAGCGGGACGCGATCGGGACTTGATCCGCGAAGGAGAAGCAGCCGGCCAAATTAATGCCACCCTGCACCGGCAAAACGGGCCGGTAGACTTAGCCTTAACCCTACGTCATGCCGGCAGTCGCACTTGTGCGGTAAATGGTTCATTCCTGCGTCGCAAAGTAGACTTTTTGGGCGTACTGAATTCGGTGCAGTTTTCTAGCCTCGATCTCGATCTGGTGCGCGGTGGCCCAGAACACCGCCGGCATTGGTTGGATGGTTTACTCGTGCAGCTTGAACCCATCTACGCCCATATCTTGCAGCAGTACACTCAAGTATTGCGACAGCGCAACGCACTCTTAAAGAAAATTCACAGTTCAGAATTCGGCAACCACACGGAAGAATTGGCCCTTTGGGACGCTCAGTTAGCGACCACCGGCTCTCGTGTGACGCGACGCCGAGCACGGGCGCTTGAGCGACTAACTCCCTTGGCGCAAGCGTGGCATTCGGCAATCAGTGGCAGAGTTGAAAGACTGGAGATTCGATACGCACCCAATATTGGGGCGGTTGATGAGGTGTCGATCCGCGATGATCCTGAACGCGTGCGACAAGCTTTTTTAGAGCAAATTCAGCTCAAAGCAATTGCAGAACAGCACCAAGGCACCAGCCTCGTCGGCCCACACCGGGACGAAATAGAATTTACGATTGATCAAACGCCGGCGCGGATTTATGGCTCTCAAGGTCAGCAACGGACGCTGGTTTTGGCGCTGAAACTGGCAGAACTCAAATTGATTGAAGAAGTGGTGGGGGAACCGCCGCTGCTGCTGCTGGATGACGTTTTAGCTGAGTTAGACCCTCACCGGCAAAACCAACTGCTCGACGCCATCCAGGAACGCTTTCAAACCCTAATCACCACCACCCATTTAGGTGCTTTTGAACGAGCATGGGTGAAGGAATCTCAAATTCTCTCTGTTCAAGCGGGGCAAATATCCGTTGCTTAG
- a CDS encoding DUF3172 domain-containing protein, whose product MNRKSSSSAFNYTSLALFGGVFVLGIGIGIGVSSTANLSPENVASREVIDRSAPNPEICVQYGASAVVMDARIFMTLNPFNVYISQPSMRPGCVLRTNNWSILEQRGLLKPDQVRDCKNRMNTFGFTGTLEGSPDISCIYQNDAAKNFFINQPGAGVTAPESDKF is encoded by the coding sequence ATGAACCGTAAATCTAGCTCCTCCGCTTTTAATTACACATCCCTAGCGCTGTTTGGCGGTGTTTTTGTTTTGGGTATTGGGATCGGCATTGGCGTGAGTTCTACAGCCAACCTCAGCCCAGAAAACGTCGCATCCCGTGAAGTGATTGACCGCAGTGCACCAAACCCTGAGATTTGCGTTCAGTATGGAGCTAGCGCTGTGGTCATGGACGCCCGGATTTTTATGACCCTCAATCCTTTCAATGTTTATATTTCTCAGCCCAGCATGAGACCGGGATGTGTGCTGCGGACGAATAACTGGTCGATTTTGGAGCAAAGAGGATTGCTCAAACCCGACCAAGTGCGCGATTGTAAGAATCGCATGAATACATTTGGCTTCACCGGCACTTTAGAAGGTTCACCAGATATTAGCTGTATTTATCAAAATGATGCTGCCAAGAACTTCTTCATCAATCAACCGGGTGCAGGCGTGACGGCACCAGAATCCGATAAATTCTAA
- a CDS encoding CHAD domain-containing protein, protein MKESEILKAQTLGDWAYLAIEQHSEKTFEYESDVLKDRDPEALHQMRVGMRRLRSAVTGFAVALDLPKAAEEEKIAKIARQLGMLRDLDVLLETLERDCKPALPTAEQDALDTAVKYLRKDRRKVLQVVQTTLKHNRYKKLKQALKDWLKQPAYQEIASMPIQDVLPDLLMPQVSRLFLHAGWMVGDKLEETEIPVPEEFQYKVLNRELSGHGPVLHSLRKQVKRVRYQMNLFSDLYGSTYDAYVKDMKEIQEVLGEIQDSQVLEEVLKETLDSEIESSLPALAEHIGKTRHKAWQRWKPLQERYLNPAVRQAFHLQLLQPLPQRVNGQVGTQSQSADKAMDI, encoded by the coding sequence ATGAAAGAATCAGAAATACTGAAAGCCCAAACTTTGGGCGACTGGGCTTACCTGGCAATTGAGCAACATTCTGAGAAAACCTTTGAATATGAATCTGATGTCCTAAAAGACCGCGATCCGGAAGCTTTGCATCAAATGCGGGTGGGGATGCGCCGGCTGCGTTCAGCAGTCACCGGCTTTGCGGTGGCTTTGGATTTACCCAAGGCAGCAGAAGAGGAAAAAATTGCTAAAATCGCCCGCCAGCTGGGAATGCTGCGAGATTTAGACGTTCTGCTAGAAACGCTTGAACGTGACTGCAAACCGGCTTTACCCACCGCAGAACAAGATGCGCTCGACACCGCCGTGAAATACTTACGCAAAGATCGGCGTAAGGTTCTGCAAGTTGTACAAACAACCCTAAAACATAACCGCTACAAAAAACTGAAGCAAGCGTTAAAAGACTGGCTGAAACAGCCGGCTTATCAAGAAATTGCTTCGATGCCAATTCAGGATGTTTTACCCGATTTACTAATGCCGCAAGTGAGCCGGTTGTTTCTTCATGCCGGTTGGATGGTGGGAGATAAATTAGAAGAAACAGAAATTCCCGTGCCTGAAGAGTTTCAGTATAAAGTTTTGAATCGAGAATTATCCGGTCACGGGCCGGTTCTACACAGCCTGCGGAAGCAAGTGAAGCGTGTGCGATACCAGATGAATTTGTTTAGCGATCTCTATGGTTCCACCTATGACGCTTATGTGAAAGATATGAAAGAGATCCAGGAAGTTTTGGGTGAAATTCAAGACAGCCAAGTTTTAGAAGAAGTGCTGAAAGAGACTTTGGACTCAGAGATTGAAAGTTCGCTGCCGGCATTGGCTGAGCATATTGGAAAAACTCGCCATAAGGCGTGGCAGCGGTGGAAACCTCTACAGGAGCGGTATTTAAACCCAGCCGTGCGGCAAGCCTTTCACTTGCAATTACTCCAGCCACTACCGCAGCGAGTCAATGGTCAAGTTGGTACTCAGAGTCAGTCTGCTGATAAGGCGATGGATATCTAA
- a CDS encoding Crp/Fnr family transcriptional regulator, with amino-acid sequence MFSTSHSLLETDRHDASEERRLHFYAKGELIPSMPEGVWQVCKGIVQLSTLYPSGEEGLLGWVGPSMCFGPWLSFLQTYQAKALSDVYVMWFSQSEIEASPTLCQQLLPQLNRRLRQMEALLAIAGLRRVEERLHQLLVLLKQEIGQPVPQGTRLSIRLTHQDIAGAIGTSRVTVTRILGQLKQQGTITLDPKRYIIIKDTSFVSSADPAVLRV; translated from the coding sequence ATGTTTTCAACATCCCATAGCCTTCTCGAAACAGACCGGCACGACGCCAGCGAGGAGCGTCGGTTGCATTTTTATGCCAAAGGGGAACTGATTCCTTCAATGCCTGAAGGCGTTTGGCAGGTCTGCAAAGGTATAGTACAGCTGAGTACGTTGTATCCTAGTGGCGAAGAAGGACTCCTGGGATGGGTTGGGCCTTCGATGTGTTTTGGCCCTTGGTTGAGTTTTTTACAAACCTATCAGGCTAAGGCACTCTCAGATGTTTACGTGATGTGGTTCTCTCAGAGTGAGATAGAAGCTTCACCGACTCTGTGTCAGCAATTGTTACCACAACTTAACCGCCGGCTGCGGCAGATGGAGGCGTTGTTAGCAATTGCCGGCTTGCGACGGGTGGAGGAACGCTTGCACCAACTGTTGGTGCTATTAAAGCAGGAAATCGGTCAACCCGTGCCCCAAGGAACTCGCCTGAGTATTCGCCTCACTCATCAAGATATTGCCGGTGCGATTGGCACCAGTCGCGTGACTGTGACGCGAATTTTAGGCCAATTAAAGCAACAGGGGACGATCACTCTAGATCCTAAGCGCTACATCATTATCAAAGACACCAGTTTTGTGAGTTCTGCTGATCCTGCAGTTCTACGTGTGTGA
- a CDS encoding GNAT family N-acetyltransferase, producing the protein MSDLIIKTVAYSEESNVIQAIRRSVFQAEQGVDATLDFDGQDETAEQIVAYLDDVPVGTARIRYLDSKTAKIERLALLSAARGRGIGKKIMEKALDAAAQKNIQDVVIHAQEYVKGLHLKLGFVEEGETFLEGEIPHIKMRKKLSIS; encoded by the coding sequence ATGAGCGATCTCATAATTAAAACCGTTGCCTACTCTGAAGAAAGCAATGTCATTCAAGCAATTAGACGCTCAGTTTTTCAAGCAGAACAAGGCGTCGATGCCACATTAGATTTTGATGGGCAAGATGAAACGGCAGAGCAGATTGTTGCTTATTTAGATGACGTGCCGGTGGGAACTGCCAGAATTAGATATTTGGATAGTAAAACTGCCAAGATTGAACGGCTGGCGCTCTTATCGGCAGCCAGAGGGCGGGGAATTGGCAAGAAAATAATGGAAAAAGCTTTAGACGCAGCCGCTCAAAAAAACATTCAAGACGTGGTGATTCACGCTCAAGAATATGTCAAAGGTCTGCATCTAAAGCTAGGATTTGTGGAAGAGGGAGAAACTTTTTTGGAAGGCGAAATTCCCCATATTAAAATGAGGAAAAAGTTATCTATATCTTAA
- a CDS encoding alpha/beta hydrolase produces the protein MSALEEIGWQHHFVETNRIRLHCVTQGEGELVVLLHGFPEFWYSWRYQIPALARHFKVVVPDLRGYNDSDKPASGYDLDTLSADIRGLIESLGYVKAHIVGHDWGGAIAWHLAQKFPQYLNRLAILNAPHPQRFLQELASNVDQLRRSWYVFAFQIPGLPEWVIQQNLKDLVKNLFRQTAIRQAAFTTDETNIYQQALEKPGVLAAALNYYRQMLTPQHWFSHWGQPPVPVTVPTLVLWGEEDSFLSHKLTEGLEHLISAPFRLQLVPNCGHWIQQEAPQTVNRELLHFLRQS, from the coding sequence ATGAGTGCTCTTGAAGAAATTGGATGGCAACACCATTTTGTTGAAACGAACCGGATTCGTTTGCACTGTGTAACCCAAGGAGAAGGAGAGCTAGTTGTCCTTCTGCACGGGTTTCCAGAGTTTTGGTATTCCTGGCGATATCAAATCCCAGCATTGGCTCGACATTTTAAAGTTGTGGTTCCGGATCTGCGCGGCTATAACGATTCTGATAAACCGGCAAGTGGTTACGATCTTGATACCCTAAGCGCAGATATTCGGGGTTTGATTGAAAGTTTAGGATATGTCAAAGCCCACATTGTAGGTCACGATTGGGGCGGGGCGATCGCGTGGCATTTGGCTCAAAAATTTCCCCAGTATTTAAACCGGCTCGCCATATTAAACGCACCGCACCCGCAAAGGTTTTTGCAAGAACTTGCTAGTAATGTCGATCAACTCCGCCGTAGCTGGTATGTGTTTGCGTTTCAGATCCCTGGATTGCCAGAATGGGTGATTCAGCAAAACTTAAAGGATTTGGTCAAAAACTTATTTCGCCAAACAGCAATTCGCCAAGCGGCTTTTACGACTGACGAAACGAATATATACCAGCAAGCACTCGAAAAGCCTGGAGTGCTGGCGGCAGCGCTGAATTACTACCGGCAAATGCTGACGCCTCAACACTGGTTCTCCCATTGGGGGCAACCGCCTGTGCCGGTGACAGTGCCAACTTTAGTTTTATGGGGTGAAGAAGATTCTTTCTTAAGCCATAAACTGACAGAAGGTTTGGAACATCTGATTTCGGCTCCTTTCAGGCTGCAATTAGTGCCTAATTGTGGTCACTGGATTCAGCAAGAAGCACCCCAAACCGTAAATCGAGAGCTGTTGCATTTTCTGCGGCAATCTTAA
- a CDS encoding DUF1815 family protein translates to MFLRLAAQHRQFVQDLVMNLQALAIVLERRGYLASCYTCGGQMNSASFMVSLGDNHLIRFLVSDYGITWTEMRDDRELMKLEGAEAISQLQELANLVKYQIIPSESRSTVAQEA, encoded by the coding sequence GTGTTTCTCAGACTTGCAGCCCAACATCGTCAATTCGTCCAGGATTTAGTCATGAATCTCCAAGCCCTCGCCATCGTGCTAGAGCGGCGAGGATATTTAGCTTCCTGCTATACCTGTGGCGGTCAAATGAACAGCGCCTCTTTTATGGTGAGCCTTGGTGACAACCATCTCATCCGGTTTCTGGTGTCCGACTACGGCATTACCTGGACTGAAATGCGGGATGACCGCGAACTAATGAAATTAGAAGGTGCTGAAGCCATCTCGCAGTTACAGGAATTGGCCAATTTGGTGAAATACCAAATTATCCCCTCTGAATCTCGTTCAACCGTTGCCCAAGAGGCATAA
- a CDS encoding DUF2839 domain-containing protein: MGESKRRKAALGENYGKESNVLPWLPITKSQAGQFMKLSNRVTWIGIGTLVAIWVTVLFIGPLLGWWQVN; the protein is encoded by the coding sequence ATGGGCGAATCTAAACGTCGTAAAGCCGCACTCGGTGAAAACTACGGCAAAGAGTCTAATGTTTTACCCTGGTTGCCGATTACCAAAAGCCAAGCAGGGCAGTTTATGAAACTGAGCAACCGCGTTACTTGGATCGGCATTGGAACCCTAGTTGCTATCTGGGTGACGGTTCTATTCATTGGCCCGTTGCTAGGCTGGTGGCAAGTTAACTAA